In Thermoanaerobaculia bacterium, one genomic interval encodes:
- a CDS encoding TatD family hydrolase, giving the protein MICDSHGHLQMLPEGERREAIGRARDAGVGKILVPGTTVEDSRAAVDVAEAHEGVFAAVGIHPHEAKDFDEDRVLPIFETLLRSPKAVAVGEIGLDFHYDHSPRDVQRRALRSQLAFARERGLPALLHNRESGAEMLDILAAEPRRADPGVFHSFTEDAAYGSRAIALGYRISFSGMLTFKGAENIRAAARGLPLAAMLVETDAPFLAPEPHRGKRCEPAYVVDTARRLAAVKEVSFEEVEAATTSNFDALFARRPA; this is encoded by the coding sequence ATGATCTGCGATTCCCACGGCCATCTGCAGATGCTCCCGGAAGGAGAGCGGCGGGAGGCGATCGGCCGCGCGCGCGACGCCGGTGTCGGAAAGATCCTGGTGCCGGGAACGACGGTGGAGGATTCGCGCGCCGCGGTGGACGTGGCGGAAGCCCACGAAGGCGTCTTCGCGGCCGTCGGGATCCACCCCCACGAGGCGAAGGACTTCGACGAAGACCGGGTTCTCCCGATCTTCGAGACGCTCCTCCGTTCTCCGAAGGCGGTCGCCGTCGGGGAGATCGGTCTCGATTTCCATTACGACCATTCGCCGCGCGACGTCCAGCGGCGCGCGCTCCGGTCCCAGCTCGCCTTCGCCCGGGAGCGCGGACTCCCCGCGCTGCTCCACAACCGCGAGAGCGGCGCGGAGATGCTCGACATCCTCGCCGCGGAGCCGCGCCGCGCCGATCCCGGCGTCTTCCATTCCTTCACGGAGGACGCGGCCTACGGGTCCCGCGCGATCGCGCTCGGGTACCGGATCTCGTTTTCCGGAATGCTCACGTTCAAGGGGGCGGAAAACATCCGGGCGGCGGCCCGAGGTCTGCCCCTGGCCGCGATGCTGGTCGAAACGGACGCGCCGTTCCTCGCTCCCGAACCGCACCGGGGGAAGCGTTGCGAGCCCGCTTACGTCGTCGACACGGCGCGGCGGCTCGCGGCGGTCAAGGAAGTCTCCTTCGAGGAGGTGGAAGCGGCGACGACGTCGAATTTCGACGCGTTGTTCGCCCGCCGTCCGGCGTGA
- the rnc gene encoding ribonuclease III, giving the protein MSTAAVRPPWSVLEKKLGYTFRDPALLVRALTHKSYSNENRMPRVQHNETLEFLGDAVLGFVIGELIFKGFPALQEGSLSKIKAHLVSATTLSQKARELGIGAFLRLGSGEARSGGANKDSLLADALEAVIASIYLDGSLPAVAPFISRMFETDISGIDLGDLSFHDYKTTLQETAQRLGLPLPEYRVLEEIGPDHEKTFLIEVLWNGVAFAQGRGPSKKEAQRQAARATLERLARQ; this is encoded by the coding sequence GTGAGCACCGCGGCCGTCCGGCCACCGTGGAGCGTCCTCGAGAAGAAGCTCGGCTACACGTTCCGCGACCCCGCGCTCCTCGTCCGCGCGCTCACGCACAAGTCGTATTCGAACGAGAACCGCATGCCGCGCGTCCAGCACAACGAGACTCTCGAATTCCTCGGCGACGCCGTCCTCGGATTCGTGATCGGCGAGCTGATCTTCAAGGGATTTCCCGCGCTGCAGGAGGGGTCGCTCTCGAAGATCAAGGCGCATCTCGTTTCCGCGACGACGCTTTCCCAGAAGGCGCGGGAGCTCGGGATCGGGGCGTTCCTGCGCCTGGGCTCGGGGGAGGCGAGGTCCGGGGGGGCCAACAAGGACTCGCTCCTCGCCGACGCGCTCGAAGCCGTCATCGCGTCGATCTACCTCGATGGGAGCCTTCCCGCGGTCGCCCCGTTCATCTCCCGGATGTTCGAGACGGACATCTCCGGGATCGACCTCGGCGACCTGTCGTTCCACGACTACAAGACGACTCTCCAGGAAACGGCCCAGCGGCTCGGGTTGCCGCTGCCGGAATATCGGGTGCTCGAGGAGATCGGCCCCGATCACGAGAAGACGTTCCTGATCGAGGTCCTCTGGAACGGCGTGGCCTTCGCGCAGGGGAGAGGGCCCTCGAAGAAGGAGGCGCAGCGGCAGGCCGCGCGCGCCACCCTGGAGAGGCTGGCCCGGCAGTAG
- a CDS encoding ABC transporter permease: MSEALLGLDAPAAEIPDLPDPGRRRFTFSARVGLVLSVVTGGLVELWAHKLRSILTLTLLTLGVFALVVMTSVLDGVLDKIATGFAGLSWDGTVMVIPKSPETTEDQKRFAMSPGLRVEDLPRVTAADPKVVGFLPRAYKRSATRVAGGTERIFVTGVTPDYATLMNRPIGFGRGLTPDDERRRSTVAVVGATLASKLFGGSDPVGRDMVVEGVPFRIVGVQAPGQLFSDENYMDANGIHVPLATYMDRIDPDHQLAQIAVKLRAKSDMGAVSAMMLGRVRQAHHGIEDVEIRDLDADLARSWQNFLNQMRGWRIVLTSLAGTVLLVGGVGVLSVMLISFSDRRYEIGLRKSLGASDGEILVQFLLEAVVLASLGALAGTVGGAVLCRALSDKFPYGLVVNPLGLVVAWGVALTLAIVFGMYPAVRASRLSPMEAMR; encoded by the coding sequence ATGAGTGAGGCTCTGCTCGGGCTCGACGCGCCGGCGGCCGAAATCCCGGACCTTCCGGATCCCGGCCGCCGCCGGTTCACGTTCTCGGCCCGGGTCGGACTGGTGCTTTCGGTCGTGACCGGCGGCCTCGTGGAGCTCTGGGCGCACAAACTGCGTTCGATCCTGACCCTCACGCTCCTGACGCTGGGCGTCTTCGCGCTCGTCGTGATGACGTCCGTGCTCGACGGCGTCCTCGACAAGATCGCGACGGGATTCGCCGGGCTGTCGTGGGACGGAACCGTGATGGTGATCCCGAAGTCGCCGGAAACGACCGAGGATCAGAAACGCTTCGCGATGAGCCCCGGACTGCGGGTCGAGGACCTTCCCCGCGTCACCGCGGCGGACCCGAAAGTCGTCGGGTTCCTGCCGCGCGCCTACAAGCGCTCGGCCACGCGCGTCGCCGGGGGAACCGAACGCATCTTCGTGACCGGAGTGACGCCCGACTACGCGACGCTGATGAACCGCCCCATCGGGTTCGGCCGCGGGCTCACCCCGGACGACGAGCGCCGGCGGAGCACCGTCGCGGTCGTCGGCGCGACGCTCGCGTCGAAGCTCTTCGGCGGATCCGATCCGGTCGGCCGCGACATGGTCGTCGAAGGCGTGCCGTTCCGGATCGTCGGAGTGCAGGCGCCGGGGCAGTTGTTCTCGGACGAGAACTACATGGACGCCAACGGGATCCATGTCCCGCTCGCGACCTACATGGATCGGATCGATCCCGATCACCAGCTCGCCCAGATCGCCGTGAAGCTCCGCGCCAAGAGCGACATGGGGGCGGTTTCGGCGATGATGCTCGGAAGGGTGCGGCAGGCCCATCACGGGATCGAGGACGTGGAGATCCGCGACCTCGACGCCGACCTCGCCCGCAGCTGGCAGAACTTCCTGAACCAGATGCGCGGCTGGCGCATCGTCCTGACGAGCCTCGCGGGGACGGTCCTCCTCGTCGGAGGCGTCGGCGTCCTTTCGGTCATGCTGATCTCCTTCTCCGACCGGCGCTACGAGATCGGGCTCCGGAAATCGCTGGGGGCTTCCGACGGCGAGATCCTCGTCCAGTTCCTGCTCGAGGCGGTCGTCCTCGCGTCGCTCGGAGCGCTCGCCGGGACGGTCGGCGGAGCCGTTCTCTGCCGCGCGCTGTCGGACAAGTTCCCCTACGGGCTGGTCGTCAACCCGCTCGGGCTCGTGGTGGCCTGGGGTGTCGCGCTCACGCTGGCGATCGTGTTCGGGATGTACCCGGCCGTGAGAGCTTCCCGGCTGTCGCCGATGGAAGCCATGCGGTAA